In the Spirochaeta lutea genome, one interval contains:
- a CDS encoding sigma-70 family RNA polymerase sigma factor — protein MAVAEKNRATDAENILSVYLKEINKIPLLTREQENEYARAARDGDKHAKDMLVQSNLRFVVNVAKKYQNQGLPLDDLISEGNIGLMNAIERFDVDKGYHFISYAVWWIRQAILKAICEKSRMIRLPLNRANELVQIEKVRKEITGTKGETAEIQEIAQMLNMNPEHVHDLVSIARDHVSLETPVYNEKDSSVLSDFVEDTVYKSPDEVLIHDALKNDINMILGTLSEKEAEIIQYRFGLNGRSPLSLKEIGDRYNLTKERIRQIEKKALKRLQHPTRSKFLESYIA, from the coding sequence ATGGCAGTAGCAGAAAAGAACCGTGCAACCGATGCAGAAAATATTTTGAGTGTGTACCTGAAGGAAATCAATAAGATTCCATTGCTGACCCGGGAACAAGAGAATGAGTATGCCAGGGCGGCACGAGATGGTGATAAGCACGCCAAGGATATGTTGGTTCAAAGCAACCTCCGGTTTGTGGTAAATGTAGCTAAAAAGTATCAGAATCAGGGTCTGCCCCTGGATGATTTGATCAGCGAGGGGAATATCGGGCTCATGAACGCCATTGAACGGTTTGATGTAGATAAGGGATATCATTTCATCAGTTATGCCGTATGGTGGATCCGGCAGGCAATTTTGAAGGCTATCTGTGAAAAGAGCCGGATGATCCGCCTTCCCCTGAATAGAGCGAATGAGCTGGTTCAGATTGAAAAGGTCCGTAAGGAGATTACCGGTACCAAGGGTGAGACGGCGGAGATTCAGGAGATTGCTCAAATGCTGAATATGAATCCTGAGCATGTTCATGACCTGGTAAGCATTGCCAGGGACCATGTGAGCCTAGAGACGCCGGTGTATAACGAGAAAGACTCCTCGGTTTTAAGTGATTTTGTTGAGGATACGGTGTACAAGAGCCCAGATGAGGTGTTGATTCACGATGCATTGAAGAACGATATTAATATGATTCTTGGAACCCTCTCAGAGAAAGAGGCGGAGATTATTCAGTACCGTTTCGGCCTGAACGGGCGAAGCCCCCTGAGTCTCAAAGAAATCGGGGACCGGTACAACCTTACGAAGGAACGGATTCGGCAGATTGAGAAAAAAGCCCTGAAGCGTCTTCAGCACCCCACAAGGTCTAAGTTTTTAGAGAGTTACATCGCCTAA